A stretch of the Halorussus salinus genome encodes the following:
- a CDS encoding class I SAM-dependent methyltransferase, protein MKKPGEVFADASVYDPGIEAIVPRYDELHDTILNAPPHDRDEPVSVLELGAGTGELTSKLLTRFPESEVLVVDHSDQMLAQAERKLETFGDRVALESGAFPDDYPQAEERYDLVVSSLAVHHLDEEGKRDLFDAIYDSLAPGGWFVNGDVVRFDAPHLETLSEEMIQNWVRSKGWEESEFMDEWEASDDYDDPSTLTDQLVWLRESGFESVTSIWQYYNFAVYGGGKPS, encoded by the coding sequence ATGAAGAAGCCCGGAGAGGTGTTCGCGGACGCGAGCGTCTACGACCCCGGTATCGAGGCCATCGTCCCGCGATACGACGAACTCCACGACACCATCCTCAACGCACCGCCACACGACCGCGACGAACCCGTCAGCGTCCTCGAACTCGGCGCTGGGACCGGCGAACTCACGAGTAAACTCCTCACGCGGTTCCCCGAGAGCGAGGTGCTGGTCGTGGACCACAGCGACCAGATGCTCGCGCAGGCCGAGCGCAAACTGGAGACGTTCGGCGACCGGGTGGCTCTCGAATCGGGAGCCTTCCCCGACGACTACCCGCAGGCCGAGGAGCGATACGATCTCGTGGTCTCCTCGCTCGCGGTCCACCACTTGGACGAGGAGGGCAAACGCGACCTCTTCGACGCCATCTACGACTCGCTCGCGCCCGGCGGGTGGTTCGTCAACGGCGACGTGGTGCGGTTCGACGCGCCCCACCTCGAAACCCTCTCGGAGGAGATGATACAGAACTGGGTCCGCTCGAAAGGCTGGGAGGAGTCCGAGTTCATGGACGAGTGGGAGGCCAGCGACGACTACGACGACCCCTCGACGCTGACCGACCAGTTGGTCTGGCTCCGCGAATCCGGTTTCGAGTCGGTCACGTCAATCTGGCAGTACTACAACTTCGCGGTGTACGGCGGCGGAAAACCTTCTTAA
- a CDS encoding rhomboid family intramembrane serine protease gives MAQCDECGEHENMPYKCRRCGGTYCSSHRLPESHDCPGLNQWDDPEGVFDSGFDDSVNDRGGSGSISDRIGVNTGPGGPLGYFRNNMTFVFLGLMWVTFALQWLVLLTAPGLHDTLFVLQSNHIPRVWTWLTSVFSHSPVNFFHIAFNSIVLYFFGPVVERRIGTKKFVALFLVAGMAAGLAQVGVSAIMSPGVVSGVVGASGAIAAILGVLTVLNPNLTIYLYFILPMPLWLATMLFVGYSVFVSATGGIGAGGVAQLAHLAGVGIGLAYGAKLKREGERAPQELQLGGGGGPGGPGRGPGGPGGRF, from the coding sequence ATGGCGCAGTGCGACGAGTGTGGCGAACACGAGAACATGCCGTACAAGTGCCGACGCTGTGGCGGCACCTACTGTTCGTCCCATCGACTGCCGGAGAGTCACGACTGTCCGGGGCTGAACCAGTGGGACGACCCGGAGGGCGTGTTCGACAGCGGGTTCGACGACAGCGTGAACGACCGCGGTGGGTCCGGAAGCATCTCCGACCGCATCGGCGTGAACACGGGACCGGGCGGCCCGCTGGGCTACTTCCGGAACAACATGACGTTCGTGTTCCTCGGACTGATGTGGGTCACATTCGCTTTACAGTGGCTCGTCTTGCTCACCGCTCCGGGTCTTCACGACACGTTGTTCGTCCTTCAGTCTAATCACATTCCACGAGTCTGGACGTGGCTAACTTCCGTGTTCAGCCATAGTCCAGTCAACTTCTTCCACATTGCCTTCAACTCCATCGTGCTGTACTTCTTCGGCCCGGTGGTCGAGCGCCGCATCGGGACCAAGAAGTTCGTCGCGCTGTTCCTCGTCGCCGGGATGGCGGCGGGACTCGCGCAGGTCGGCGTCTCGGCCATCATGTCGCCGGGCGTCGTGAGCGGCGTGGTCGGCGCGAGCGGTGCCATCGCCGCAATCTTGGGCGTGCTGACCGTCCTGAACCCGAACCTGACCATCTACCTCTACTTCATCCTCCCGATGCCGCTGTGGCTGGCGACGATGCTGTTCGTCGGCTACTCGGTGTTCGTCTCCGCGACCGGCGGCATCGGCGCTGGCGGCGTCGCCCAACTGGCCCACCTCGCGGGCGTCGGCATCGGACTGGCCTACGGCGCGAAACTCAAACGCGAGGGCGAGCGCGCCCCGCAGGAACTCCAACTCGGCGGTGGCGGCGGACCGGGCGGTCCCGGCAGGGGGCCGGGCGGTCCGGGCGGACGATTCTAA
- a CDS encoding endonuclease V, with translation MTPVRPEFTPDSSLSRAEMEQLQRDLAAEAVFEDDLGFDPIAISATASDSTQTTLGGSVSENESAAPVVAGVDQAFAADGQQAVSAIVVSRGGEVIERVHAVEPTEIPYIPGLLSFREGGAILSAFEELTADPDLAVVDGSGRIHFRQAGIATHIGVMLDLPAIGVAKNLLCGTPRESLDGYLREGERVAIEADDGVTAPAGTVIGHAYQSRQYDTPEKRHVNPLYVSPGHRVSAATATDIVGLLCAGYKLPEPTRLADQFADEVKAEVSD, from the coding sequence ATGACGCCAGTTCGTCCCGAGTTCACGCCGGACTCCTCGCTCTCGCGCGCCGAGATGGAACAGCTTCAGCGCGACCTCGCCGCGGAGGCCGTCTTCGAAGACGACCTCGGCTTCGACCCGATCGCGATTTCCGCGACCGCGAGCGATTCGACCCAGACGACCCTCGGCGGCTCGGTATCTGAAAACGAGAGCGCCGCGCCCGTCGTCGCGGGCGTGGACCAAGCGTTCGCCGCCGACGGCCAGCAAGCCGTCAGCGCCATCGTCGTCTCGCGGGGCGGCGAGGTTATCGAGCGCGTCCACGCGGTCGAACCGACCGAGATACCCTACATCCCCGGCCTGCTCTCGTTCCGCGAGGGCGGAGCCATCCTCTCGGCGTTCGAGGAGCTAACCGCCGACCCGGACCTCGCGGTCGTGGACGGGAGCGGGCGCATCCACTTCCGGCAGGCCGGAATCGCCACCCACATCGGGGTCATGCTCGATTTGCCCGCAATCGGGGTCGCCAAGAACCTCCTGTGCGGGACTCCTCGGGAATCGCTGGACGGCTACCTGCGGGAAGGCGAGCGCGTCGCCATCGAGGCCGACGACGGCGTGACCGCGCCCGCGGGGACCGTCATCGGCCACGCCTACCAGTCCCGCCAGTACGACACCCCCGAGAAGCGCCACGTCAACCCCCTCTACGTGAGTCCGGGCCACCGCGTGAGCGCCGCCACCGCGACCGACATCGTGGGTCTCCTCTGTGCGGGCTACAAACTCCCGGAGCCGACCCGCCTCGCCGACCAGTTCGCCGACGAGGTGAAGGCGGAGGTCAGCGATTGA
- a CDS encoding SDR family oxidoreductase: MTETVLITGCSSGIGRETAHAFLEDGWEVYATARNPADVEALGEAGANIASLDVTDEDDVERVVERMIDEEGRVDCLVNNAGYAQLGPVEDVPVESVEDQFEVNVYGPHRLAREVLPHMRERQTGTIVNVSSVAGRLATPGMGIYNGSKFAVEGISDALRPEVSEYGIDVVLVEPGPVDTAFVERASDEIDGLERSGAYETLYSILDDTEAIGGGGPGAVAPREVAETILDAANLTDPADRYPVGQVAKIAMLGRFVPAKLRDKFYRLAFSLVSKVN; this comes from the coding sequence GTGACCGAAACCGTTCTCATCACTGGTTGCTCGTCGGGTATCGGGCGCGAGACGGCCCACGCCTTCCTCGAAGACGGGTGGGAAGTGTACGCGACCGCCCGGAACCCCGCCGACGTGGAGGCGCTCGGCGAGGCCGGGGCCAACATCGCCTCGCTCGACGTGACCGACGAAGACGACGTGGAGCGCGTGGTCGAGCGCATGATAGACGAGGAGGGCCGCGTGGACTGCCTCGTGAACAACGCGGGGTACGCCCAACTCGGCCCGGTCGAAGACGTGCCCGTCGAGAGCGTCGAAGACCAGTTCGAAGTGAACGTCTACGGCCCGCACCGACTCGCCCGCGAGGTCCTGCCCCACATGCGCGAGCGACAGACCGGCACCATCGTCAACGTCTCCAGCGTCGCGGGGCGACTCGCCACGCCCGGCATGGGCATCTACAACGGCTCGAAGTTCGCCGTCGAGGGTATCAGCGACGCGCTCCGGCCCGAGGTCTCCGAGTACGGCATCGACGTGGTGCTGGTCGAACCCGGCCCAGTTGACACCGCGTTCGTGGAGCGCGCGAGCGACGAGATAGACGGACTGGAGCGGTCGGGCGCTTACGAGACGCTCTACTCGATTCTGGACGACACCGAAGCCATCGGCGGCGGCGGTCCCGGCGCAGTCGCGCCCCGCGAGGTCGCCGAGACAATTCTCGACGCCGCGAACCTGACCGACCCCGCCGACCGCTACCCCGTCGGCCAAGTGGCGAAGATAGCGATGCTCGGACGGTTCGTGCCCGCGAAGTTGCGCGACAAGTTCTACCGACTCGCGTTCTCGCTGGTGTCGAAAGTGAACTGA
- a CDS encoding CopG family ribbon-helix-helix protein → MGTTRVNFRLPDDLLEKADVAAEITHKNRTEIVKEALGEYLREVEDDEKFKEAVVNLYLDDQISFDTLVEFVGRQDAEAVSASKDLLDRGDELADELADL, encoded by the coding sequence ATGGGGACGACTCGCGTCAACTTCCGACTTCCCGACGACTTGCTCGAAAAGGCGGACGTGGCCGCCGAAATCACCCACAAGAACCGGACCGAGATCGTCAAAGAGGCGCTCGGAGAGTACCTTCGAGAGGTCGAAGACGACGAGAAGTTCAAGGAAGCCGTCGTCAACCTCTACCTCGACGACCAGATTAGCTTCGACACGTTAGTCGAGTTCGTCGGGCGTCAGGACGCCGAAGCCGTCAGCGCGTCCAAGGACCTCCTCGACCGCGGTGACGAACTCGCCGACGAACTCGCCGACCTGTAG
- a CDS encoding ArsA family ATPase — MSELDVEPVERIDEADLPEGVDAPEYVLYGGKGGVGKTTMAAATGLASARDGTATLVVSTDPAHSLSDTFETEIPADPERIREDVPLYAAEIDPEAAMEAGETMLGGAAGGAGGEEADAGVGGPNAGPTNGQSGPTSGDQSGPMGGLGDLLGGDNPMDAMLGGPMPGADETAAMQKLLEFMDDPRFDRVVVDTAPTGHTLRLLELPELMDTVVGRIMQLKQKFEGMMEGMKGMFGGEEADPEQGLDDLEELSERIERLRATLRDPSQTDFRVVMVPEEMSVFESKRLLGQLSEFGVPVGTVVVNKVMEDLTDVAGGGGTDTDAFVSPNLDTCEFCQRRWDVQQGALAEAQEVFRGHDVKRVPLLADEVRGERMLALVANCLE; from the coding sequence ATGAGCGAACTCGACGTGGAGCCGGTCGAACGCATCGACGAGGCCGACCTGCCGGAGGGCGTGGACGCGCCCGAGTACGTCCTCTACGGGGGGAAAGGCGGCGTCGGTAAGACCACGATGGCGGCCGCGACGGGGCTGGCGAGCGCCCGCGACGGCACCGCGACGCTGGTGGTCTCGACCGACCCCGCCCACTCGCTGTCGGACACCTTCGAGACCGAGATTCCGGCCGACCCAGAGCGCATCCGGGAGGACGTGCCCCTCTACGCCGCGGAGATAGACCCCGAGGCCGCGATGGAGGCGGGCGAGACGATGCTCGGCGGGGCTGCGGGCGGAGCGGGTGGCGAGGAGGCCGACGCGGGCGTCGGCGGGCCGAACGCGGGACCGACGAACGGCCAGTCCGGACCGACGAGCGGCGACCAGTCCGGGCCGATGGGCGGTCTCGGCGACCTCCTCGGCGGCGACAACCCGATGGACGCGATGCTCGGCGGGCCGATGCCCGGCGCGGACGAGACCGCCGCGATGCAGAAGCTCTTGGAGTTCATGGACGACCCGCGGTTCGACCGCGTGGTCGTGGACACCGCGCCGACCGGCCACACCCTTCGGCTCCTCGAACTGCCCGAACTGATGGACACGGTGGTCGGGCGCATCATGCAACTCAAACAGAAGTTCGAGGGCATGATGGAGGGGATGAAGGGGATGTTCGGCGGCGAGGAGGCCGACCCCGAGCAGGGACTCGACGACCTCGAAGAACTGAGCGAGCGCATCGAGCGACTGCGCGCGACCCTGCGCGACCCGAGCCAGACCGACTTCCGAGTCGTGATGGTCCCCGAGGAGATGAGTGTCTTCGAGTCCAAACGGCTCCTCGGTCAGCTCTCGGAGTTCGGCGTCCCGGTCGGGACCGTCGTCGTCAACAAGGTGATGGAGGACCTGACCGACGTGGCGGGCGGTGGAGGCACCGACACCGACGCCTTCGTCTCGCCGAACCTCGACACCTGCGAGTTCTGCCAGCGGCGGTGGGACGTACAACAGGGTGCATTGGCGGAAGCACAGGAGGTCTTCCGCGGTCACGACGTGAAGCGCGTGCCTCTGCTGGCCGACGAGGTACGCGGCGAGCGCATGCTGGCGCTCGTGGCGAACTGTCTGGAGTAG
- a CDS encoding glycosyltransferase family protein produces MEYGQERVATLHDLTGHVPDAPTDRAAVVVPMTEREYAGLAAERVLSELEAVAPGEVVVPLRAPPEKVGPFLDWLDGFDLPLSVVWCNGPGVTDLLADRGLDGEAGKGRDVWLALGVAAARREFVVVHDADAKTYEAADVARLLYPLASGYEFAKGYYARVENGKLYGRLCRLFYAPLVRALADATPDAAILDYLGAFRYALAGEFAATDDLVTSLRVERHWGLEVGTLGEAFGHAGFEETAQVDLGRYEHDHRAVSGPTGLSDMSRHVGTALLRAVESHGVAPDYDTLPERYRETAEEFLDQYAADAGFNGLDYDRAEEREQVDRYAEAVAPPGDDRRLPAWREVELAPDEVLAASRRDVADLRGE; encoded by the coding sequence ATGGAGTACGGACAGGAGCGAGTCGCTACCCTCCACGACCTGACGGGACACGTGCCGGACGCGCCGACCGACCGCGCCGCGGTGGTCGTGCCGATGACCGAGCGCGAGTACGCCGGACTCGCCGCCGAGCGCGTCCTCTCGGAGTTGGAGGCGGTCGCCCCCGGCGAAGTCGTCGTGCCCCTCCGCGCGCCCCCCGAGAAGGTCGGGCCGTTCTTGGACTGGCTCGACGGCTTCGACCTGCCGTTGTCGGTCGTCTGGTGTAACGGACCGGGCGTGACCGACCTGCTGGCCGACCGGGGCCTCGACGGCGAGGCCGGGAAGGGGCGGGACGTGTGGCTGGCGCTGGGGGTCGCCGCCGCGCGCCGGGAGTTCGTGGTGGTCCACGACGCCGACGCCAAGACCTACGAGGCCGCGGACGTGGCGCGACTGCTCTACCCGCTCGCGTCGGGCTACGAGTTCGCGAAGGGCTACTACGCCCGCGTCGAGAACGGGAAGCTCTACGGGCGGCTCTGTCGGCTCTTCTACGCGCCGCTGGTACGGGCGCTGGCGGACGCTACCCCCGACGCGGCGATACTCGACTACCTCGGGGCGTTCCGGTACGCGCTGGCCGGGGAGTTCGCCGCGACCGACGACCTCGTGACCTCGCTCCGGGTCGAACGCCACTGGGGGCTGGAGGTCGGTACCTTGGGCGAGGCGTTCGGCCACGCCGGGTTCGAGGAGACCGCGCAGGTAGACCTCGGGCGCTACGAACACGACCACCGGGCGGTGTCGGGACCGACCGGACTCTCGGACATGAGCCGCCACGTCGGGACCGCGCTCCTCCGGGCGGTCGAGTCCCACGGCGTCGCGCCCGACTACGACACGCTACCGGAACGTTACCGGGAGACCGCCGAGGAGTTCCTCGACCAGTACGCCGCCGACGCGGGGTTCAACGGCCTCGACTACGACCGGGCCGAGGAGCGCGAGCAGGTGGACCGCTACGCCGAGGCGGTCGCGCCGCCGGGCGACGACCGACGACTCCCGGCGTGGCGCGAGGTGGAACTGGCTCCCGACGAGGTGCTGGCGGCCTCCCGGCGCGACGTGGCCGACCTCCGGGGCGAGTAG
- a CDS encoding DUF7522 family protein gives MDSESPSALTDGLRTNVGDGLRTVAVGRVPEEEYDVTYMRSDIDDLYTDEMRENILEEIVLEHIAEARKEGLFPPLGALEYTIRVFEEGINLVGWTDETAVFVGLDADPELIAPAVAACRREL, from the coding sequence ATGGATTCCGAATCACCGTCTGCTCTCACCGACGGCCTCAGAACCAACGTCGGCGACGGTTTGCGGACCGTCGCCGTCGGGCGGGTTCCCGAAGAGGAGTACGACGTGACGTACATGCGGTCGGACATAGACGACCTGTACACCGACGAGATGCGGGAGAACATTCTCGAAGAGATCGTTCTCGAACACATCGCGGAGGCGCGAAAAGAGGGACTGTTCCCGCCGCTCGGGGCGCTGGAGTACACGATTCGGGTCTTCGAGGAGGGAATCAACCTCGTGGGGTGGACCGACGAGACGGCCGTGTTCGTCGGTCTCGACGCCGACCCGGAACTGATCGCCCCGGCGGTCGCCGCCTGTCGCCGCGAACTCTAA
- a CDS encoding MFS transporter, with product MVFLVNLGRVVFAPLLEPLSAAFALSASTAGLIATLAWLGSATPRIPTGYLLTRVERHKVVLGAGAVLTGAATFIAFANSVVVLGVGAFLMGVASGAYFIAANPLISELYPERVGRTLGIHGTASQLAAVAAPLFVGAVLTASLWRGAFGTVPFAPWRGVFVVVALVAATATAVFYWTAKRTDLPDAGSEDRALLDAARKQWPIIVSGVAILGLTGFVWQGLFNFYIKYVTATKAVDPATANTLLTVVFAAGVPAFWLTGRLADRLPHVPLMLSILAAFVACLFALTVVQGLVALAVVTAILGYVIHSLFPALDTYLLDSLPDENRASAYSLYSGSMMIVQATGSVAVGTLVDAGFAYDTIFRTFGGVLVVVLAVLVVLYATDSLPAGGRDPSVARGD from the coding sequence ATGGTGTTTCTCGTCAACCTCGGTCGGGTGGTGTTCGCGCCGCTGTTGGAACCGCTGTCGGCGGCGTTCGCGCTCTCGGCCTCGACGGCGGGGCTGATAGCGACGCTGGCGTGGTTGGGGAGCGCGACTCCTCGAATCCCGACCGGCTACCTGCTGACCCGCGTCGAGCGCCACAAGGTCGTCCTCGGGGCCGGAGCGGTCCTGACCGGCGCGGCGACGTTCATCGCGTTCGCGAACTCGGTGGTCGTCCTCGGCGTCGGCGCGTTCCTGATGGGCGTCGCCAGCGGCGCGTACTTCATCGCCGCGAACCCGCTCATCTCGGAACTCTACCCCGAGCGAGTCGGCCGGACGCTCGGGATTCACGGTACCGCGAGCCAACTCGCCGCGGTCGCCGCGCCGCTGTTCGTCGGCGCGGTCCTGACCGCGAGCCTCTGGCGCGGGGCGTTCGGGACCGTCCCGTTCGCGCCGTGGCGCGGCGTATTCGTCGTCGTCGCCCTCGTCGCGGCGACCGCGACCGCGGTGTTCTACTGGACCGCCAAGCGGACCGACCTGCCCGACGCGGGGTCCGAGGACCGGGCGCTGTTGGACGCGGCGCGCAAGCAGTGGCCCATCATCGTCAGCGGCGTCGCCATCCTCGGGTTGACCGGATTCGTCTGGCAGGGGTTGTTCAACTTCTACATCAAGTACGTCACGGCGACGAAGGCCGTGGACCCGGCAACCGCCAACACCCTCCTGACGGTCGTGTTCGCGGCTGGCGTGCCCGCCTTCTGGCTCACGGGACGACTCGCCGACCGACTGCCCCACGTGCCCCTGATGCTGTCGATTCTGGCCGCGTTCGTCGCCTGCCTGTTCGCGCTGACCGTCGTGCAGGGACTGGTCGCACTCGCGGTCGTCACGGCGATACTGGGCTACGTCATCCACAGCCTCTTTCCCGCGCTCGACACCTACCTGCTCGACTCGCTCCCCGACGAGAACCGCGCGAGCGCCTACTCGCTGTACAGCGGGTCGATGATGATAGTGCAGGCGACCGGGAGCGTCGCCGTCGGGACGCTGGTGGACGCGGGGTTCGCCTACGACACCATCTTCCGGACGTTCGGCGGCGTGTTGGTCGTGGTGCTGGCAGTGCTGGTCGTCCTCTACGCGACCGACTCGCTCCCGGCCGGTGGTCGGGACCCGAGCGTGGCGCGAGGAGATTAG
- a CDS encoding aldo/keto reductase — MATDDGTYEYKLQHGDDFGRTYFRLFDGLAISSLGVGTYLRDPTDAVDSRYRDAIATALESGVNVVDTAINYRCQRSERAVGQAIEEADVDREAVFVATKGGFVPFEETRPENPGEYVKREFVDSGLIEREELARGSHCIAPDFIDDQLDRSLDNLGVDEIDLYYVHNPETQLHANSREEVYDQLEATFTRLEERAAEGDISKYGVATWNAFRVPEADDQYLSLPEIVSRARKAAKAAENTATHLRAIQLPFNVFMADAFTVEAQEGPEGPQSALWFAHEAGLNVFTSASIAQGELASEIPDDVSERLAGDTTVQRAINFARSAPGVTSSLVGMSRPEHVEENVEAGRFDPLGADAFDAVFE; from the coding sequence ATGGCCACCGACGACGGCACCTACGAGTACAAACTTCAGCACGGCGACGACTTCGGCCGGACCTACTTCCGGCTGTTCGATGGTCTCGCCATCTCGTCGCTCGGAGTCGGGACGTACCTCCGCGACCCGACCGACGCAGTGGATTCGCGGTACCGCGACGCTATCGCCACTGCGCTGGAAAGCGGCGTCAACGTCGTGGACACGGCCATCAACTACCGGTGCCAGCGGAGCGAGCGCGCGGTCGGGCAAGCAATCGAGGAGGCCGACGTTGACCGCGAAGCCGTCTTCGTCGCCACGAAGGGCGGGTTCGTCCCCTTCGAGGAGACCCGCCCGGAGAACCCCGGCGAGTACGTCAAGCGCGAGTTCGTGGACTCCGGGCTAATCGAGCGCGAGGAGTTAGCCCGCGGAAGTCACTGCATCGCGCCCGACTTCATCGACGACCAGCTAGACCGGTCGCTCGACAACCTCGGCGTGGACGAAATCGACCTCTACTACGTCCACAACCCCGAGACGCAACTCCACGCGAACTCGCGCGAAGAAGTGTACGACCAACTCGAAGCCACCTTCACGCGCCTCGAAGAGCGCGCCGCCGAGGGCGACATCTCGAAGTACGGCGTGGCGACGTGGAACGCCTTCCGCGTTCCCGAAGCCGACGACCAGTACCTCTCGCTCCCCGAAATCGTCTCGCGCGCCCGGAAGGCCGCCAAGGCCGCCGAGAACACCGCGACCCACCTCCGCGCGATTCAGTTGCCATTCAACGTCTTCATGGCCGATGCGTTCACCGTCGAAGCGCAGGAAGGCCCCGAGGGACCGCAGAGCGCGCTCTGGTTCGCCCACGAGGCGGGCCTGAACGTCTTCACCAGCGCCAGCATCGCGCAGGGCGAGTTGGCCAGCGAGATTCCCGACGACGTGAGCGAGCGACTGGCGGGCGACACGACGGTCCAGCGCGCCATCAACTTCGCCCGGAGCGCGCCCGGCGTGACCTCCTCGCTCGTGGGGATGAGCCGCCCGGAACACGTCGAGGAGAACGTCGAGGCGGGTCGGTTCGACCCGCTCGGCGCGGACGCCTTCGACGCGGTGTTCGAGTGA